The following coding sequences are from one Deltaproteobacteria bacterium window:
- a CDS encoding SDR family oxidoreductase, whose protein sequence is MERILITGGAGFLGSHLCERLMQAGHEIICLDNFFTGNKLNILPLLGNPRFELIRHDIINPLYLEVDQIYHLACPASPVHYQHNPIKTIKTNIMGTINVLGLSKRLNVKILQASTSEVYGDPEVHPQREDYWGKVNPIGIRSCYDEGKRAAECLMMDYHRQNRVKVKIARIFNTYGTRMAINDGRVVSNFIVQALRGEDITVYGNGLQTRSFCYVDDLISGLIKMMATDDDVTGPVNIGNPTEFTIMELAEAIIRLAGSRSKIIFSPLPPDDPTQRKPDISLAAQLLGWQPEIGLVEGLKNTIDYFRTII, encoded by the coding sequence ATGGAGCGGATTCTCATCACCGGTGGCGCCGGTTTCCTGGGTTCTCATCTCTGCGAACGTCTTATGCAGGCAGGACATGAGATTATCTGTCTGGATAATTTTTTTACCGGTAACAAGCTGAACATCCTCCCCCTCCTGGGAAACCCCCGTTTTGAGCTGATCCGTCACGACATCATAAATCCCCTTTATCTGGAGGTGGACCAGATCTACCATCTTGCCTGTCCGGCCTCTCCGGTGCACTACCAGCACAACCCCATCAAGACCATTAAAACCAATATCATGGGCACCATAAACGTCCTGGGACTGTCCAAGCGCCTGAACGTGAAAATCCTTCAGGCTTCCACCTCGGAGGTTTATGGTGATCCCGAAGTCCATCCCCAAAGGGAAGATTACTGGGGCAAGGTCAATCCGATCGGCATCCGGAGCTGTTACGACGAGGGGAAAAGGGCGGCCGAATGCCTGATGATGGATTATCACCGCCAAAACCGGGTTAAGGTTAAAATTGCTAGAATATTCAATACCTATGGAACACGCATGGCCATCAACGACGGACGGGTGGTAAGCAATTTCATCGTCCAGGCCCTGAGAGGGGAAGACATTACTGTTTATGGCAATGGATTGCAGACCCGGTCCTTCTGCTATGTGGACGATCTGATCTCGGGCCTGATTAAAATGATGGCTACCGACGATGACGTCACCGGTCCCGTCAATATCGGCAACCCTACGGAGTTTACCATTATGGAGCTGGCGGAGGCGATCATCCGTCTGGCCGGCAGCCGCTCCAAAATAATTTTTAGCCCCCTGCCCCCCGACGACCCGACGCAGCGCAAACCGGATATTTCTCTGGCCGCACAGTTACTGGGGTGGCAACCGGAAATCGGCCTGGTAGAGGGATTAAAAAATACCATTGATTATTTCCGCACTA
- the rsmI gene encoding 16S rRNA (cytidine(1402)-2'-O)-methyltransferase: protein MYNSKKLAGQSTGPGPVANGPGSLYIVATPIGNLEDVTLRAIKVLKEVHLIAAEDTRRTKKLLHACQIDTPLTSLFEHNELKKSGAVIAKILAGADVAYVSDAGTPGISDPGYLLIKEALVHDINIISIPGACAAIAALSISGLPTDSFVFHGFLPAKAGKRQHFIKSLADETKTMIFYESPNRLITTLRDLLAILGNRQVAVSRELTKIYEETARGMLAQVIDAWCGRALKGEITLVVAGKDKSDAPCSEGDIQELLRRYKESTELPERDLIEKIAQETGAPRKMVYRIVMKAKGRI from the coding sequence ATGTATAATAGTAAGAAGTTAGCCGGACAATCAACCGGGCCGGGGCCCGTAGCAAACGGGCCAGGCTCATTATATATCGTGGCCACTCCTATCGGCAACCTGGAGGATGTAACCTTACGGGCCATAAAGGTTCTAAAGGAGGTTCATCTGATTGCGGCCGAGGATACGCGCCGGACAAAAAAACTCTTGCACGCCTGTCAAATCGACACGCCTCTGACCAGCCTTTTCGAGCATAATGAACTTAAAAAAAGCGGCGCGGTGATTGCGAAAATACTGGCCGGTGCGGATGTGGCTTATGTCTCGGACGCCGGCACACCGGGCATATCGGATCCGGGCTATCTGCTTATTAAGGAGGCGCTGGTCCATGATATTAACATTATTTCCATCCCGGGCGCTTGTGCCGCCATCGCCGCTCTGAGTATTTCCGGATTGCCCACGGACAGCTTTGTTTTCCATGGTTTTTTGCCGGCCAAAGCCGGTAAGCGGCAGCATTTTATCAAATCCCTGGCGGATGAGACAAAGACCATGATTTTTTACGAATCACCCAACCGGCTTATAACGACTCTGCGAGACCTGCTGGCTATTCTGGGAAACAGGCAGGTGGCGGTGAGCAGGGAATTGACAAAGATATATGAGGAAACGGCCAGGGGCATGCTGGCCCAGGTAATTGATGCCTGGTGCGGCAGGGCATTAAAGGGGGAAATAACCCTTGTTGTGGCGGGGAAAGATAAATCTGATGCGCCCTGTTCCGAAGGTGATATCCAGGAGCTGCTGCGGCGGTACAAGGAAAGCACCGAACTTCCCGAAAGAGACCTGATTGAAAAAATAGCACAGGAAACGGGGGCGCCCCGAAAGATGGTGTACCGGATCGTCATGAAGGCTAAAGGCCGAATATAA
- a CDS encoding DUF799 family lipoprotein: protein MVKRAVLLGVVFLLAGCWFRATPVAVPEYAKKTRLVVLMPVNDQANDKTAARMLREKMLEELYYKGYPKIPLDLIDAQLLKLGQGNITPQAVGDLLKVDAVMYCTLSKSSTSQHFLYAPTSISALCELKSAKTGEIFWKGSYGIVERNFGYSRYDAGRKAVQVYEAAIQKIVNKFMETIPDGPDLS, encoded by the coding sequence ATGGTGAAAAGAGCGGTTCTGTTAGGGGTTGTTTTTTTGCTGGCCGGGTGCTGGTTCCGGGCGACACCTGTTGCTGTGCCTGAGTACGCAAAAAAAACCAGGTTGGTGGTTTTGATGCCCGTTAACGATCAGGCCAACGATAAAACAGCGGCGCGGATGCTACGGGAAAAGATGCTGGAAGAACTCTATTACAAAGGCTATCCTAAAATTCCCCTAGATCTGATAGATGCGCAGCTTCTTAAACTTGGCCAGGGGAATATCACCCCTCAGGCGGTGGGGGACCTGCTGAAAGTAGACGCCGTCATGTACTGCACTTTGAGTAAAAGCAGCACCTCGCAACATTTCCTTTATGCCCCCACTTCCATCTCCGCCTTGTGTGAGCTTAAGAGTGCGAAAACAGGCGAAATCTTCTGGAAGGGAAGCTACGGCATTGTGGAACGGAATTTTGGCTACTCCCGTTATGATGCGGGAAGGAAGGCAGTACAGGTTTACGAAGCGGCGATTCAAAAAATCGTGAATAAATTCATGGAAACAATTCCCGATGGCCCCGATCTTTCGTAA